One stretch of Cellulomonas wangsupingiae DNA includes these proteins:
- a CDS encoding VOC family protein translates to MSDDTFGTIPPGEHVSSGAPRLRATSITIGTPRPHEAAQFYARLLGGRITALDEAAPDEPHGIMWAMVKPMPGEVGMTINLEHEREWSPPVWPARPGEQRSTQHLDIQVDDLPAAVAWALECGAREASPQPQDDVRVMLDPDGHPFCLFL, encoded by the coding sequence ATGAGCGACGACACCTTCGGCACGATCCCGCCCGGTGAGCACGTCTCCAGCGGTGCGCCCCGCCTGCGCGCCACGTCGATCACCATCGGCACCCCGCGTCCGCACGAGGCCGCGCAGTTCTACGCGCGGCTGCTCGGAGGGCGGATCACCGCGCTCGACGAGGCGGCGCCGGACGAACCGCACGGCATCATGTGGGCGATGGTCAAGCCCATGCCGGGGGAAGTGGGCATGACCATCAACCTTGAGCACGAGCGTGAGTGGAGCCCACCGGTGTGGCCCGCGCGCCCCGGCGAGCAGCGCTCGACCCAGCACCTGGACATCCAGGTCGACGACCTGCCGGCGGCCGTCGCGTGGGCGCTGGAGTGCGGTGCCCGGGAGGCGTCGCCCCAGCCGCAGGACGACGTCCGGGTCATGCTCGACCCGGACGGCCACCCGTTCTGCCTGTTCCTGTGA
- the bla gene encoding class A beta-lactamase: MSDSTSRPPTRRTVLGLGLVALAAACAPAGPDAGMTPSPTRAPTASPTPSPTPPPLDLTAALADVEARHGVRLGLHALDTAQGGTVSHRPDERFAFCSTFKPLAAAAVLATRGVGGLEEVVPVTADDLVWYSPLAEARVGAGMTWRELGDAAVRYSDNAAGNLLLRGAGGPQGLTAWLRGAGDDVTRSDRWEPDLSRYTPGDERDTSTPRALAGTYGALVLGDVLAAPERDVLTDWLVRNTTGDALVRAAARPGWTVGDKTGSGAYGTRNDVAVVWPGAPGTPDGTPVVLAICTDRPDPDADRADAPLAEAARIVLDALVGARTR, encoded by the coding sequence GTGAGCGACTCGACCAGTCGTCCGCCGACGCGCCGCACCGTGCTCGGGTTGGGCCTCGTCGCCCTCGCGGCCGCGTGCGCCCCGGCCGGCCCCGACGCGGGCATGACGCCGTCGCCCACCCGCGCGCCCACCGCGTCGCCGACTCCCTCACCCACGCCGCCGCCGCTGGACCTCACCGCCGCGCTCGCGGACGTCGAGGCGCGCCACGGCGTGCGCCTCGGTCTGCACGCGCTCGACACCGCGCAGGGCGGCACGGTGAGTCACCGCCCGGACGAGCGGTTCGCGTTCTGCTCGACCTTCAAGCCGCTGGCCGCGGCCGCCGTGCTCGCGACGCGAGGCGTCGGCGGGCTGGAGGAGGTCGTCCCCGTCACCGCGGACGACCTCGTGTGGTACTCGCCGCTCGCGGAGGCCCGGGTCGGCGCCGGCATGACGTGGCGCGAGCTGGGCGACGCCGCCGTCCGGTACAGCGACAACGCCGCGGGCAACCTCCTCCTGCGCGGCGCGGGTGGGCCGCAAGGGTTGACGGCCTGGCTGCGGGGGGCCGGCGACGACGTCACGCGCAGCGACCGCTGGGAGCCGGACCTCAGCCGGTACACCCCCGGCGACGAGCGCGACACGAGCACGCCCCGCGCGCTCGCTGGGACGTACGGGGCACTCGTCCTCGGGGACGTGCTCGCGGCCCCCGAGCGCGACGTGCTCACCGACTGGCTCGTCCGCAACACCACGGGCGACGCGCTCGTGCGGGCCGCCGCACGGCCCGGGTGGACGGTCGGGGACAAGACGGGGTCGGGCGCGTACGGCACCCGCAACGACGTCGCGGTCGTCTGGCCGGGCGCGCCCGGGACACCGGACGGCACGCCGGTCGTCCTCGCCATCTGCACCGACCGGCCGGACCCGGACGCCGACAGAGCCGACGCGCCGCTGGCCGAGGCTGCCCGGATCGTGCTCGACGCGCTCGTCGGGGCGCGGACGCGGTGA
- a CDS encoding helix-turn-helix transcriptional regulator: protein MTRPTARVLAMLELLQTGRQRTVADLAAVLGVDERTVRRYADHLADLGIPVESQRGRYGGYRLAPGHKLPPLMLTDDEAVAVVLGLTLAERAGLATTGSVAAAGALAKVTRVLPRALSGRIESLLSTAQFTAPVRAAVPAGTDTLLRLASAAQARRTVAIAYTAWDGRESRRELDVYGVVLHSGRWYVTGLDHGRGEVRTFRLDRIASVGQADGSYDVPADFDAGAQVVAGIGAVRWSHEVAVVLRTTLAEAREQLPASVGRLSEHADGVLLEARAERLDGMARMLAGLGWDFEVVTPDALRDEIAVLADRLRAAAARRAARP, encoded by the coding sequence GTGACCCGCCCGACCGCTCGCGTCCTCGCGATGCTCGAGCTGCTCCAGACGGGCAGGCAGCGCACGGTGGCCGACCTCGCCGCCGTGCTCGGCGTCGACGAGCGCACGGTCCGCCGCTACGCCGACCACCTCGCCGACCTCGGCATCCCCGTCGAGTCGCAGCGCGGCCGGTACGGCGGGTACCGGCTCGCGCCCGGCCACAAGCTGCCGCCGCTGATGCTCACGGACGACGAGGCCGTGGCCGTCGTCCTGGGTCTCACGCTCGCGGAGCGTGCAGGCCTCGCCACCACCGGCAGCGTGGCGGCCGCCGGCGCGCTGGCCAAGGTGACGCGCGTCCTGCCGCGGGCCCTGAGCGGACGGATCGAGAGCCTGCTGTCGACCGCGCAGTTCACGGCGCCGGTCCGTGCTGCCGTGCCCGCCGGCACGGACACGCTCCTGCGTCTGGCCTCCGCCGCGCAGGCGCGCCGCACCGTCGCGATCGCGTACACCGCCTGGGACGGCCGGGAGTCGCGACGTGAGCTCGACGTCTACGGCGTGGTCCTGCACTCCGGCCGCTGGTACGTCACCGGGCTGGACCACGGTCGCGGCGAGGTGCGGACGTTCCGCCTGGACCGCATCGCCTCGGTCGGGCAGGCAGACGGCTCCTACGACGTGCCCGCCGACTTCGACGCGGGCGCGCAGGTGGTGGCGGGCATCGGGGCCGTGCGGTGGTCGCACGAGGTCGCCGTCGTGCTGCGGACCACCCTGGCGGAGGCGCGCGAGCAGCTGCCGGCCAGCGTGGGGCGCCTGAGCGAGCACGCCGACGGTGTCCTGCTCGAGGCGCGCGCGGAGCGCCTCGACGGCATGGCCCGCATGCTGGCCGGGCTCGGCTGGGACTTCGAGGTGGTGACCCCGGACGCGCTGCGGGACGAGATAGCGGTCCTGGCGGACCGCCTCCGGGCCGCTGCGGCACGCCGCGCCGCGCGTCCCTGA
- a CDS encoding alpha/beta fold hydrolase: MTTTYVLVPGFWLGASAWRSVADALREQGHVVHAVDLTGMGERAHLATPATDLTTHVDDVVRLLEEQDLQDVVLVGHSYGGLVITGAADRAPERVARLVYVDTGPLPDGTAQADFDGPEARSANERVVMTDGDGWRLPPPPWAVLAAGVPEVDDAAVAALVAGSQPQPWRTATEPVTLTGAWERLPRNGVLCTFGVEQVREMARHVPLFAHMVEGDWTYVELPTWHWPMVSRPAELAEVLGSVAG; the protein is encoded by the coding sequence ATGACCACCACCTACGTCCTCGTCCCCGGCTTCTGGCTCGGCGCCTCGGCCTGGCGCAGCGTCGCGGACGCGCTGCGGGAGCAGGGCCACGTCGTGCACGCCGTCGACCTCACCGGCATGGGCGAGCGCGCCCACCTCGCCACGCCCGCGACCGATCTGACGACCCACGTCGACGACGTCGTGCGGCTGCTGGAGGAGCAGGACCTGCAGGACGTCGTGCTCGTGGGTCACAGCTACGGCGGGCTCGTCATCACCGGCGCCGCCGACCGCGCGCCGGAGCGCGTGGCCCGCCTGGTGTACGTCGACACGGGCCCGTTGCCGGACGGCACGGCCCAGGCCGACTTCGACGGGCCGGAGGCCCGCTCGGCCAACGAGCGCGTCGTCATGACCGACGGCGACGGTTGGAGGCTCCCGCCGCCGCCGTGGGCCGTGCTCGCCGCCGGCGTCCCCGAGGTCGACGACGCCGCCGTCGCCGCGCTCGTCGCCGGCTCGCAGCCGCAGCCCTGGCGGACCGCCACCGAGCCGGTCACGCTGACGGGCGCGTGGGAGCGGCTGCCCCGTAACGGGGTGCTGTGCACCTTCGGCGTCGAGCAGGTGCGCGAGATGGCGCGGCACGTGCCGCTGTTCGCGCACATGGTCGAGGGCGACTGGACGTACGTCGAGCTGCCGACGTGGCACTGGCCGATGGTGAGCCGACCGGCGGAGCTCGCCGAGGTGCTGGGGTCGGTCGCCGGGTAG
- a CDS encoding DNA glycosylase AlkZ-like family protein, with protein MTVPQALAWRLRRHGLLEAGPTTAEDVVGGLVAVAAQSDVDLAVRTRQAAPTAGEVAAALADGRLIRTFTFRGSVHVMTPDDAAVHLAVRGSGRQWELRSWREHYGLEPQDWPAFRATVREVLDDGPLTHDELVAALTARPAYRHLGPAVEGGAWTLLKALAWQGDLCLGPTRDRRTTLQTLAHVPGWPGVPDLDGAGPRAVEAYVRAYGPTTPDGLQYWLGSGLSAGRRLAGWTSDVADRLATVQVGGRDALVLREDVDDLLATEPTDAVRLLPGYDQWVLGPGTADRDVVPPAWRTAATRGTPLVVVGGVVVGTWAERDGDLTVRWAHEGPAARRALDDGVDRLAVGLGRPLRVTVEAG; from the coding sequence GTGACCGTCCCGCAGGCGCTCGCCTGGCGGCTGCGACGGCACGGCCTCCTGGAGGCCGGGCCGACCACGGCCGAGGACGTCGTGGGCGGCCTCGTGGCGGTCGCCGCGCAGTCCGACGTCGACCTCGCGGTGCGGACGCGGCAGGCGGCGCCCACGGCAGGGGAGGTCGCCGCGGCGCTCGCGGACGGCCGGCTGATCCGGACGTTCACCTTCCGCGGCAGCGTGCACGTCATGACGCCGGACGACGCCGCGGTGCACCTGGCGGTCCGGGGCTCCGGGCGGCAGTGGGAGCTGCGGAGCTGGCGCGAGCACTACGGCCTCGAGCCGCAGGACTGGCCGGCCTTCCGTGCGACCGTCCGCGAGGTCCTGGACGACGGCCCGCTCACGCACGACGAGCTGGTCGCAGCGCTCACCGCGCGGCCCGCGTACCGGCACCTCGGGCCGGCGGTCGAGGGCGGGGCGTGGACGCTGCTCAAGGCGCTCGCCTGGCAGGGTGACCTCTGCCTGGGACCCACCCGCGACCGTCGCACGACGCTGCAGACGCTCGCGCACGTCCCCGGGTGGCCGGGCGTCCCGGACCTCGACGGCGCCGGGCCTCGCGCGGTCGAGGCGTACGTCCGGGCGTACGGCCCGACGACGCCTGACGGTCTGCAGTACTGGCTCGGCAGCGGGCTGAGTGCGGGCCGCAGGCTGGCGGGGTGGACGTCCGACGTGGCCGACCGGCTCGCGACCGTGCAGGTCGGCGGCCGCGACGCGCTGGTGCTGCGCGAGGACGTCGACGACCTCCTTGCCACCGAGCCCACCGACGCGGTGCGTTTGCTGCCCGGGTACGACCAGTGGGTGCTCGGCCCCGGCACGGCGGACCGCGACGTCGTCCCTCCCGCGTGGCGGACCGCGGCGACCCGCGGGACGCCGCTGGTGGTCGTCGGCGGCGTGGTCGTCGGGACGTGGGCCGAGCGCGACGGCGACCTGACCGTGCGGTGGGCGCACGAGGGCCCGGCGGCCCGGCGCGCGCTCGACGACGGCGTCGACCGGCTGGCGGTGGGCCTCGGTCGTCCGCTGCGGGTCACCGTCGAGGCGGGGTAG
- a CDS encoding metal-dependent hydrolase, whose translation MMGAHHAACGAAAWVAVASTAPYTLGWYPVSPLGVVAGALVCAGAALAPDADHHDATIANSLPPVSQWVCDAVGAVAGGHRNGTHSLLGVAVLTGVAWAAGHLTVDTEALGELALGAGVLSLLLVAFAAQALRLGGNRRLHAWALALALAGFVTVAAPTEWTWLPVAVGLGASVHVVGDLLTTGGVPLLWPWEPRPPRWWRRTPVLRDVWRSGGNVALPVLGSAGSWREWLMVVPVGLYATYGVTTAVAAGTLTSLGYDADAVLGRVVELAGAVVATAAVIGTAPLPG comes from the coding sequence ATGATGGGGGCGCACCACGCCGCGTGCGGGGCGGCCGCGTGGGTCGCGGTCGCCTCCACCGCGCCGTACACCCTCGGGTGGTACCCGGTGTCGCCGCTGGGCGTCGTGGCCGGCGCGCTCGTGTGCGCGGGTGCCGCGCTCGCCCCGGACGCCGACCACCACGACGCGACGATCGCGAACTCGCTGCCGCCGGTCTCGCAGTGGGTGTGCGACGCCGTCGGCGCCGTCGCGGGCGGGCACCGCAACGGCACGCACTCGCTGCTGGGCGTCGCGGTGCTCACCGGTGTCGCGTGGGCGGCCGGGCACCTGACCGTCGACACCGAGGCGCTGGGCGAGCTCGCGCTCGGGGCCGGGGTGCTGTCGCTGCTGCTGGTGGCGTTCGCGGCGCAGGCGCTGCGGCTCGGGGGGAACCGACGCCTGCACGCGTGGGCGCTGGCCCTCGCCCTGGCCGGGTTCGTCACCGTCGCCGCGCCGACGGAGTGGACGTGGCTGCCGGTGGCCGTCGGGCTCGGGGCGAGCGTGCACGTCGTCGGGGACCTGCTCACCACGGGCGGGGTGCCGCTGCTGTGGCCGTGGGAGCCGCGCCCGCCGCGCTGGTGGCGACGCACCCCGGTGCTGCGCGACGTGTGGCGCTCGGGCGGCAACGTCGCACTGCCCGTGCTGGGGTCGGCCGGGTCGTGGCGCGAGTGGCTGATGGTCGTACCGGTCGGGCTGTACGCGACGTACGGGGTCACCACCGCGGTGGCCGCCGGCACCCTGACCTCGCTGGGCTACGACGCGGACGCGGTCCTCGGCCGTGTCGTCGAGCTCGCCGGTGCCGTGGTCGCGACGGCCGCGGTCATCGGCACGGCGCCGCTCCCGGGCTGA
- a CDS encoding ArsR/SmtB family transcription factor, producing MALDLLPVTSTASTGCCSPATGSTMSAEDAERTARTLKALADPARLRLLSLIAAHDGGEACVCDLTEPVGLSQPTVSHHLKVLTDAGFVTREKRGVWSYYTLVPDAVRALTAHLGAHLLDAVDA from the coding sequence ATGGCTCTCGACCTGCTCCCGGTGACCTCGACCGCGTCGACGGGCTGCTGCAGCCCCGCCACCGGCTCGACGATGAGCGCCGAGGACGCCGAGCGCACCGCCCGCACGCTCAAGGCCCTGGCCGACCCGGCGCGGCTGCGGCTGCTGTCGCTCATCGCCGCCCACGACGGCGGCGAGGCGTGCGTGTGCGACCTCACCGAGCCGGTCGGGCTGTCGCAGCCGACGGTGTCCCACCACCTCAAGGTGCTCACCGACGCCGGCTTCGTCACCCGGGAGAAGCGCGGGGTCTGGTCGTACTACACCCTCGTCCCCGACGCGGTCCGGGCGCTCACCGCCCACCTCGGTGCGCACCTGCTCGACGCGGTCGACGCATGA
- a CDS encoding alpha/beta hydrolase has protein sequence MALLTCHFFSEALGVSTAATVLLPESARGQIGMGGADVEGPPPVLYLLHGLSDDETIWTRRTSIERYVAERGIAVVMPRGGRSMYADEVHGGGYWTFLSQELPRAVQQFFRVSDRREDTFVAGLSMGGYGAFKWALREPWRFAAAASLSGALVVGGERARFVRDELVPHVWGGADPAGTDDDLLALLDRADPATLPALYATCGAQDELLDTQHAFVERAAARGVDVEAHVHPGDHDWAFWDEHIVNVLDWLPLRR, from the coding sequence ATGGCGCTGCTGACCTGTCACTTCTTCTCCGAGGCGCTTGGGGTGAGCACGGCCGCGACCGTGCTGCTGCCCGAGTCGGCGCGCGGCCAGATCGGCATGGGTGGCGCCGACGTCGAGGGTCCGCCGCCCGTGCTGTACCTGCTGCACGGGCTCTCGGACGACGAGACGATCTGGACGCGCCGCACGTCGATCGAGCGGTACGTCGCCGAGCGAGGGATCGCGGTCGTCATGCCGCGTGGTGGCCGGTCGATGTACGCGGACGAGGTGCACGGCGGCGGGTACTGGACGTTCCTGTCGCAGGAGCTGCCGCGGGCCGTGCAGCAGTTCTTCCGTGTCTCCGACCGCCGCGAGGACACGTTCGTCGCCGGCCTGTCGATGGGTGGGTACGGCGCGTTCAAGTGGGCGCTGCGCGAGCCGTGGCGGTTCGCGGCGGCGGCGAGCCTGTCGGGGGCGCTGGTCGTCGGCGGGGAGCGGGCGCGGTTCGTGCGCGACGAGCTCGTGCCGCACGTGTGGGGCGGCGCCGACCCCGCGGGCACCGACGACGACCTGCTCGCCCTGCTCGACCGCGCCGATCCGGCCACGCTGCCCGCGCTGTACGCGACCTGCGGTGCGCAGGACGAGCTGCTCGACACGCAGCACGCGTTCGTCGAGCGGGCTGCGGCGCGGGGCGTCGACGTGGAGGCGCACGTGCACCCGGGTGACCACGACTGGGCGTTCTGGGACGAGCACATCGTGAACGTCCTCGACTGGCTCCCGCTGCGGCGGTGA
- the arsM gene encoding arsenite methyltransferase, protein MAQDIREQVRARYALAAVQGSGDAGCCGGDPVGGCGPTDGPTDLVIDERFGAALYGAQDAAAVPAEALAASLGCGNPLMVAELREGERVLDLGSGGGIDVLLSARRVGATGFAYGVDMTDEMLDLARANAAKAGATNVEFRKGTIEDLPLDDATVDVVISNCVVNLSPDKPAVLAEAFRVLVPGGRFGISDVVAEDHLTPEQRAERGSYVGCIAGALSRTEYLEGLAAAGFVDAEVEFTHTVADGMHGAIVRARKPAPQDA, encoded by the coding sequence ATGGCACAGGACATCCGGGAGCAGGTCCGGGCGCGCTACGCGCTGGCAGCCGTGCAGGGCAGCGGGGACGCGGGCTGCTGCGGCGGGGACCCGGTCGGGGGGTGCGGGCCGACGGACGGGCCGACGGACCTGGTGATCGACGAGCGGTTCGGCGCCGCGCTGTACGGGGCGCAGGACGCGGCGGCGGTGCCGGCCGAGGCGCTGGCGGCGTCCCTGGGCTGCGGCAACCCGCTGATGGTCGCCGAGCTGCGCGAGGGTGAGCGGGTGCTCGACCTGGGCTCGGGCGGCGGGATCGACGTGCTGCTGTCCGCCCGGCGGGTCGGAGCGACCGGGTTCGCCTACGGCGTCGACATGACCGACGAGATGCTGGACCTGGCCCGCGCCAACGCGGCCAAGGCCGGTGCGACGAACGTGGAGTTCCGCAAGGGCACGATCGAGGACCTCCCGCTGGACGACGCGACGGTCGACGTCGTCATCTCCAACTGCGTGGTGAACCTGTCCCCGGACAAGCCGGCGGTGCTGGCCGAGGCGTTCCGGGTGCTGGTGCCCGGCGGCCGGTTCGGGATCTCGGACGTCGTCGCCGAGGACCATCTCACTCCCGAGCAGCGCGCCGAGCGCGGGTCCTACGTCGGGTGCATCGCCGGGGCGCTGTCGCGCACCGAGTACCTCGAGGGCCTGGCGGCGGCGGGGTTCGTCGACGCCGAGGTCGAGTTCACCCACACCGTGGCCGACGGCATGCACGGCGCGATCGTGCGCGCCCGCAAGCCCGCACCCCAGGACGCGTGA
- a CDS encoding arsenate reductase ArsC: protein MSDTKPSALFVCVHNAGRSQMAAGYLRHLSGGAVEVRSAGSLPAEKINPVAVEAMLEEGIDIRAERPKVLTADAVEASDVVVTMGCGDVCPIFPGTRYEDWALADPAGQGIEAVRPIRDEIRGRVLALLAELGVEPVTA, encoded by the coding sequence ATGAGCGACACCAAGCCGTCCGCCCTGTTCGTCTGCGTGCACAACGCCGGCCGCTCCCAGATGGCTGCGGGGTACCTGCGGCACCTGTCCGGCGGGGCCGTCGAGGTCCGCTCCGCCGGGTCCCTGCCCGCCGAGAAGATCAACCCGGTCGCCGTGGAGGCGATGCTCGAGGAGGGCATCGACATCCGGGCCGAGCGCCCCAAGGTCCTCACCGCCGACGCGGTCGAGGCGTCCGACGTCGTCGTCACCATGGGCTGCGGCGACGTCTGCCCGATCTTCCCCGGCACGCGGTACGAGGACTGGGCCCTGGCCGACCCGGCCGGCCAGGGCATCGAGGCGGTCCGCCCGATCCGCGACGAGATCCGCGGCCGCGTCCTGGCCCTGCTCGCCGAGCTCGGCGTGGAGCCCGTCACCGCCTGA
- the arsB gene encoding ACR3 family arsenite efflux transporter, whose product MSNQADGRPRLSMLDRWLPAWIGTAMVAGLVLGRFVPALGDGLARLEVGGISLPIALGLLVMMYPVLAKVRYDRVAAVTGDRRLLVSSLALNWVVGPALMFALAWLLLPDLPEYRTGLIVVGLARCIAMVVIWNDLACGDREAAAVLVAVNSVFQVVAFSLLGWFYLTVLPGWLGLDSAGLDVSVGQIAVNVAVFLGIPLLAGFASRWIGERARGRDWYEERFVPRVGPWALYGLLFTIVLLFALQGEAVTSRPLDVARIALPLLVYFGVMWAVGLAAGRGLGLGYARSTTLAFTAAGNNFELAIAVAIGTFGATSGQALAGVVGPLIEVPVLVALVYVSLWARDRWFPPSPTSPSAAEPQEARS is encoded by the coding sequence ATGTCGAACCAAGCCGACGGGAGGCCGCGCCTCTCGATGCTCGACCGCTGGCTGCCGGCCTGGATCGGGACGGCCATGGTCGCCGGCCTGGTGCTGGGCAGGTTCGTCCCCGCTCTCGGTGACGGGCTCGCACGCCTCGAGGTCGGGGGCATCTCCCTGCCGATCGCGCTCGGGCTGCTCGTGATGATGTACCCGGTGCTCGCGAAGGTCCGCTACGACCGGGTCGCCGCGGTGACGGGTGACAGGCGCCTGCTGGTGAGCTCGCTCGCGCTGAACTGGGTCGTCGGGCCGGCGCTGATGTTCGCGCTCGCCTGGCTGCTGCTGCCCGACCTGCCCGAGTACCGCACCGGGCTGATCGTCGTGGGCCTCGCACGGTGCATCGCGATGGTCGTGATCTGGAACGACCTCGCCTGCGGCGACCGTGAGGCCGCCGCGGTGCTGGTCGCGGTCAACTCGGTGTTCCAGGTGGTGGCGTTCTCGCTGCTGGGCTGGTTCTACCTCACGGTGCTGCCGGGCTGGCTGGGTCTGGACTCCGCGGGCCTGGACGTCTCCGTCGGGCAGATCGCGGTCAACGTCGCCGTGTTCCTCGGCATCCCGCTGCTCGCCGGCTTCGCCTCCCGGTGGATCGGTGAGCGGGCGCGCGGGCGCGACTGGTACGAGGAGCGGTTCGTCCCGCGGGTGGGTCCGTGGGCGCTGTACGGGCTGCTGTTCACGATCGTGCTGCTGTTCGCCCTGCAGGGTGAGGCCGTCACGTCGCGACCGCTCGACGTCGCCCGGATCGCGCTGCCGCTGCTGGTCTACTTCGGGGTCATGTGGGCCGTGGGCCTGGCCGCCGGGCGTGGCCTCGGGCTGGGCTACGCGCGGTCGACGACGCTGGCGTTCACCGCCGCGGGCAACAACTTCGAGCTCGCGATCGCGGTGGCGATCGGGACGTTCGGCGCGACCTCGGGCCAGGCGCTGGCCGGTGTGGTCGGTCCGCTGATCGAGGTCCCGGTCCTGGTCGCGCTGGTCTACGTCAGCCTCTGGGCGCGGGACCGCTGGTTCCCGCCCTCCCCGACCTCCCCCTCCGCCGCCGAGCCGCAGGAGGCACGCTCATGA
- a CDS encoding metalloregulator ArsR/SmtB family transcription factor, whose product MTTTDVTAGGGCTPQTSPADRAMGADAAAHVAATLKALGDPLRLRMLSLIAATPTGEACVCDLATVADVSQPTVSHHLRLLKDVGLLTSERRGTWVYYRVQPALRGAVTTLLDSFAPAAAQAATAVPLAGLTDAEDALVRIADRLVATFPDRDPGAVLSVVRESYTGLARSSALRSHLVVNAERFARQRLTDTARSLDAAGTRPQVLFVCVANAGRSQLAAALLRHHAGDAVTVRSAGSTPAADVHAAVRPLLAELGADDDAFPKPLTDDAVRAADVVITMGCGDTCPVLPGKRYEDWVVGDPALASEAGVRAIRDEIDRRVRALLTDLLPDLTLPST is encoded by the coding sequence ATGACGACGACCGACGTCACCGCGGGCGGTGGCTGCACACCGCAGACCTCGCCCGCCGACCGCGCGATGGGAGCCGACGCCGCGGCCCACGTCGCCGCCACCCTCAAGGCGCTGGGTGACCCGCTGCGCCTGCGGATGCTGTCGCTCATCGCCGCCACGCCGACCGGTGAGGCGTGCGTGTGCGACCTGGCCACGGTCGCCGACGTCTCCCAGCCGACGGTGTCCCACCACCTCAGGCTGCTCAAGGACGTCGGCCTGCTGACGTCCGAGCGCCGCGGGACCTGGGTGTACTACCGCGTGCAGCCGGCGTTGCGCGGTGCGGTCACCACGCTGCTGGACTCCTTCGCCCCGGCCGCGGCGCAGGCCGCGACCGCGGTGCCGCTGGCCGGCCTCACCGACGCCGAGGACGCCCTGGTGCGGATCGCCGACCGGCTCGTCGCGACCTTCCCCGACCGCGACCCCGGGGCGGTGCTCAGCGTGGTCCGCGAGTCCTACACCGGTCTGGCCCGGTCCTCGGCGCTCCGCTCGCACCTGGTCGTCAACGCCGAGCGCTTCGCCCGCCAGCGGCTGACCGACACCGCCCGGTCGCTGGACGCCGCGGGCACCCGCCCGCAGGTGCTGTTCGTGTGCGTCGCCAACGCGGGCCGCTCCCAGCTCGCCGCCGCCCTGCTGCGCCACCACGCCGGCGACGCCGTCACCGTCCGCTCCGCCGGGTCGACGCCCGCCGCGGACGTGCACGCCGCGGTCCGCCCGCTGCTGGCCGAGCTCGGCGCGGACGACGACGCGTTCCCCAAGCCCTTGACCGACGACGCCGTCCGGGCGGCGGACGTCGTCATCACCATGGGCTGCGGCGACACCTGCCCGGTCCTGCCCGGCAAGCGGTACGAGGACTGGGTCGTCGGCGACCCGGCCCTCGCCTCCGAGGCCGGCGTCCGCGCGATCCGCGACGAGATCGACCGGCGCGTCCGCGCGCTGCTCACCGACCTGCTGCCCGACCTGACCCTGCCCAGCACGTGA